One region of Natronorubrum aibiense genomic DNA includes:
- a CDS encoding fumarylacetoacetate hydrolase family protein: MKYVRFRDPAGAVRRGEFENGHVHFGNESYALESDEIDVLAPCEPSKIVCIGRNYADHADEMGSDVPDRPLLFLKPPNAVASHGDTVTAPAGKERIDYEAELGVVIGEQCRHVPVSDAMDVVEGFTCVNDISNRDDQEQEQNWIRGKAFDGAAPIGPLLATPDEVPDDASVQSRVNGELKQDGSRDQLIFPIPELISEITAYMTLEPGDVIATGTPEGVGPLSDGDEVEIEVEGVGTLSHSIRRP; this comes from the coding sequence ATGAAATACGTTCGCTTCCGCGACCCGGCTGGTGCCGTCCGCCGCGGCGAGTTCGAAAACGGACACGTCCACTTCGGAAACGAAAGCTACGCCCTCGAGTCCGACGAGATCGACGTGCTCGCGCCGTGTGAGCCGTCGAAGATCGTCTGTATCGGGCGCAACTACGCCGACCACGCCGACGAGATGGGCTCCGACGTGCCGGATCGGCCGCTGTTGTTCTTGAAGCCGCCGAACGCGGTCGCGAGCCACGGCGACACTGTCACCGCACCCGCCGGAAAAGAGCGCATCGACTACGAGGCCGAGCTGGGCGTCGTCATCGGCGAGCAGTGCCGCCACGTCCCCGTCTCCGACGCGATGGATGTTGTCGAGGGCTTTACTTGCGTCAACGACATCTCGAACCGCGACGACCAGGAACAGGAACAGAACTGGATTCGCGGGAAGGCGTTCGACGGCGCTGCCCCGATCGGCCCGCTCCTCGCGACGCCCGACGAAGTGCCGGATGACGCGTCGGTTCAGTCCCGCGTCAACGGCGAACTGAAACAGGACGGCTCGCGAGACCAGCTCATCTTCCCCATTCCGGAACTGATCTCCGAGATCACCGCGTACATGACCTTAGAGCCGGGCGACGTGATCGCGACCGGCACGCCGGAAGGCGTCGGCCCGCTGTCGGATGGCGACGAGGTCGAAATCGAAGTCGAGGGCGTCGGCACGCTCTCGCACTCGATTCGCCGACCGTAG
- a CDS encoding TOBE domain-containing protein → MTIEKEYSTELAVDDITIERRDIEMLDAIDRYGSMHKAADQLGRSYARLQNRIVEIEAAVGPITERKRGGSGGGGTVLTQTARELRRQFDRHEAELDGVARVTESVFPGTVQDRTGELATVETAIGTILALVPDDAHEVQITVRSDAVVLTDPDETPRADDTSLRNQFTGPVVDLESGDAITRVTIELGADSELSALVTDTSARRLGLELGDPITASFKATAARAIRFESDHHA, encoded by the coding sequence ATGACGATCGAAAAGGAATACAGCACGGAACTCGCGGTCGACGATATCACGATCGAGCGGCGCGATATCGAAATGCTCGACGCGATCGACCGGTACGGATCGATGCACAAAGCCGCCGACCAACTCGGGCGCTCGTATGCGCGCCTGCAAAACAGAATCGTCGAGATCGAAGCGGCCGTCGGCCCGATTACGGAACGCAAACGAGGCGGCAGCGGCGGCGGTGGAACGGTCCTCACACAGACTGCCCGGGAGTTACGCCGGCAGTTCGACCGCCACGAGGCCGAACTCGATGGCGTGGCTCGAGTCACGGAATCGGTCTTTCCGGGCACCGTGCAGGATCGAACGGGCGAACTCGCGACCGTCGAGACCGCAATCGGCACGATTCTGGCGCTCGTTCCCGACGATGCCCACGAGGTTCAGATTACGGTCCGTTCGGATGCGGTCGTCCTGACCGATCCGGACGAAACGCCTCGAGCGGACGACACCAGTCTCCGAAACCAGTTCACCGGCCCTGTGGTCGACCTCGAGTCCGGTGACGCGATCACCCGCGTCACGATCGAGCTCGGCGCGGACAGCGAGCTATCGGCACTCGTCACCGACACTAGCGCACGCCGGCTGGGACTCGAACTCGGCGATCCAATCACCGCCTCGTTCAAAGCGACGGCGGCACGGGCGATCCGGTTCGAGTCGGATCATCACGCGTAA
- a CDS encoding amino acid ABC transporter ATP-binding protein — MALEALDVHHSYGDEPVLEGLSLSVSAGEVVAIIGPSGVGKSTLLRLLALFDAPDRGTIEHDGVDVWEASEQQRLECRRRIGMVFQDASLFDASVRRNAEYGLRVRQSWPDRLRHELASLVGRTNGTADAIDALETVGLREKADQAASSLSGGEAQRVAFARALAYDPDVLLLDEPTSDLDPRNTAVIEDAVLEARNRGIGVAIATHDMHQAERIADRVAVLLGTNIIEVGRTETVFENPSDDRARKFIEGELIY; from the coding sequence ATGGCGCTCGAGGCACTCGACGTCCATCACAGCTACGGCGACGAGCCCGTTCTCGAGGGACTCTCGCTGTCGGTGTCGGCCGGCGAAGTTGTTGCAATTATCGGCCCGTCGGGTGTCGGCAAATCGACGCTATTGCGACTGCTCGCACTCTTCGACGCCCCCGACCGTGGGACGATCGAACACGACGGCGTCGACGTCTGGGAAGCGTCCGAACAGCAGCGCCTTGAGTGTCGACGACGGATCGGCATGGTCTTTCAGGACGCGAGTCTCTTCGACGCGAGCGTGCGACGGAACGCCGAGTACGGATTACGGGTTCGCCAGTCGTGGCCCGACCGGCTTCGCCACGAACTCGCCAGTCTCGTCGGCCGAACGAACGGCACCGCCGACGCGATCGATGCCCTCGAGACCGTCGGCTTACGCGAGAAGGCCGACCAAGCCGCCTCGTCGCTCTCCGGCGGTGAGGCCCAGCGGGTCGCGTTCGCTCGCGCGCTCGCGTACGATCCCGACGTCCTCCTGCTCGACGAACCCACGTCGGACCTCGATCCGCGAAACACGGCCGTCATCGAAGACGCCGTGCTCGAGGCACGGAATCGGGGCATCGGCGTCGCCATCGCAACCCACGATATGCACCAGGCAGAACGCATCGCTGACCGCGTCGCCGTGTTGCTCGGCACCAACATCATCGAGGTCGGCCGCACCGAGACAGTGTTCGAGAATCCGTCCGACGACCGCGCCCGGAAATTTATCGAGGGAGAACTGATCTACTGA
- a CDS encoding ABC transporter permease, with translation MPFESSIPFLLEFPFEWTYIRSIIRVSLYVSLVAVSLSTICSLPVALLVGFAEFRGKRLLTSIINTGMGFPSVVVGLVVLFAVSNQGPLGSLDLVFTPEAMIMSQFILAFPVITGVSLAAVSGVEQTVRDAAYAMGGTRLDVALVTIKEARYGIATAVLAGFGRAISEVGSVLIVGGNIAGSDGTSKTRTITTAIQLEARQGRYRTAMILGAILVVLVLLVNAIVVRLGSDDGGYR, from the coding sequence ATGCCGTTCGAATCCAGCATTCCGTTCCTGCTCGAGTTCCCCTTCGAGTGGACCTACATCCGGAGCATCATCCGCGTCTCGTTGTACGTGAGTCTCGTCGCCGTCTCGCTGAGCACGATCTGTAGCCTCCCCGTTGCACTCCTCGTCGGATTTGCGGAGTTTCGGGGCAAACGCCTGCTCACGTCGATTATCAACACTGGGATGGGCTTTCCGAGCGTCGTGGTCGGCCTTGTCGTGCTGTTCGCAGTGTCCAACCAGGGGCCACTCGGATCGCTCGATCTCGTATTCACGCCCGAAGCGATGATCATGTCACAGTTCATTCTCGCGTTTCCGGTCATCACCGGCGTCAGCCTCGCGGCAGTGAGTGGCGTCGAACAGACCGTCCGCGATGCAGCCTACGCGATGGGTGGGACGCGCCTCGACGTGGCGCTCGTCACGATCAAAGAGGCGCGCTACGGCATCGCAACGGCGGTGCTCGCTGGCTTCGGCCGAGCGATCAGCGAAGTCGGCTCCGTCCTCATCGTCGGCGGCAACATCGCCGGTTCGGACGGCACGTCGAAGACGCGAACGATTACGACTGCGATCCAACTCGAGGCCCGTCAGGGCCGATACAGGACGGCGATGATCCTCGGTGCGATCCTCGTCGTCCTCGTCTTGCTCGTCAACGCGATCGTGGTTCGACTGGGAAGCGACGACGGAGGCTACCGATGA
- a CDS encoding substrate-binding domain-containing protein, which produces MPIQRRAFIAAMGSGAAAGLAGCLGDDSDSDGDGPEISGETLTLTTTTSTEDTGLLNELNAPFEDRYGVTVDAVAQGTGAALKTARDGDSDVVMVHARSLEDEFIEDSYGVNRRDLMFNDFVIVGSPDDPASIAGSEDVNEALNAIAESESTFISRGDNSGTHTKEQALWDDAGRDSDTLGEWYTDIGGGMGDALNRANELGAYTLSDRGTYLSMQGNTDLEIHVQGPVEGGPESLMNPYGIVAVNPAVHDHVNYDLAMAYIGYITGPDGQDIIKNYTVDGEQLFFPEALSEAPNFQQYVPEGWDGGDQ; this is translated from the coding sequence ATGCCGATACAACGACGGGCGTTTATCGCGGCGATGGGGAGTGGCGCAGCGGCTGGGCTCGCTGGCTGTCTGGGCGATGACAGCGATAGCGACGGTGACGGCCCCGAAATCAGCGGCGAAACGCTGACGCTCACGACGACGACGAGCACCGAAGACACTGGGCTGCTCAACGAACTCAACGCCCCCTTCGAAGACCGGTACGGCGTCACCGTCGACGCTGTCGCACAGGGGACCGGTGCCGCCCTCAAGACTGCACGCGATGGTGACTCCGACGTCGTGATGGTCCACGCCCGATCGCTCGAGGACGAGTTCATCGAGGACAGCTACGGCGTCAATCGGCGCGACCTCATGTTCAACGACTTCGTTATCGTCGGCAGCCCGGACGATCCGGCATCGATCGCGGGCAGCGAGGACGTGAATGAGGCACTGAATGCCATCGCGGAATCGGAATCGACGTTCATCTCTCGCGGCGACAACTCGGGGACGCACACGAAAGAACAGGCACTCTGGGACGACGCGGGACGCGATTCCGACACACTCGGTGAGTGGTATACAGACATCGGCGGCGGGATGGGCGATGCGCTCAACCGAGCCAACGAACTCGGGGCCTACACGTTGTCCGACCGCGGGACGTACCTCTCGATGCAGGGGAATACCGACCTCGAGATTCACGTCCAGGGTCCCGTCGAAGGCGGTCCGGAGAGTCTGATGAACCCGTACGGTATCGTCGCCGTCAATCCGGCAGTTCACGACCACGTCAACTATGACCTCGCGATGGCGTACATCGGGTACATCACAGGACCTGACGGTCAGGATATCATCAAGAACTACACCGTCGATGGCGAACAGCTGTTCTTCCCGGAAGCGCTCTCGGAAGCCCCGAACTTCCAGCAGTACGTTCCCGAGGGCTGGGATGGAGGAGATCAGTGA
- a CDS encoding DUF309 domain-containing protein: MDEHTRDPSVSPPPGTSSPTGWLEDVDRWEHATLRKAVVHGVRLYNAGAFHESHDCFEAEWYNYGHGTTESAFAHGMVQVAAGAYKRIDFGNDDGLRSLFETALQYLHGVPRDYYGVDVLEVRTTLTNAIAEPSLIDDWQIPLDGERPTARSVDFEYAETLED; this comes from the coding sequence ATGGACGAGCACACGCGAGATCCATCCGTCTCGCCACCGCCGGGAACCAGCTCACCGACAGGCTGGCTCGAGGACGTCGACCGCTGGGAGCACGCGACGCTTCGGAAAGCGGTGGTTCACGGCGTCCGGCTCTACAACGCCGGGGCGTTTCACGAATCCCACGACTGTTTCGAGGCGGAGTGGTACAACTACGGGCACGGGACCACCGAAAGCGCCTTCGCACACGGAATGGTGCAAGTCGCGGCTGGCGCGTACAAACGCATCGATTTCGGGAACGACGACGGCCTGCGGAGCCTCTTCGAGACGGCGCTCCAGTACCTCCACGGCGTTCCGCGAGATTATTACGGGGTCGATGTCCTCGAGGTCAGAACGACGCTGACGAACGCCATTGCGGAGCCGAGCCTGATCGACGATTGGCAGATCCCCCTCGACGGTGAGCGACCGACAGCACGTTCGGTCGATTTCGAGTACGCCGAGACGCTCGAGGACTGA
- a CDS encoding M14 family metallopeptidase translates to MRVAQLGSGTPELAVVAGIHGDEPCGVRAVERLLDERPTVERPVKLVVANEAALERRVRFVDEDLNRTFPGHPEAATHEGQLAHRLVEELEGCLTFSMHSTQSHADPFAIVNGISDTARELVPQLPVAAMVETSNFAEGRLFSKIDTIEVECGLQGSETAAQNADRLTRAFLTAVGALPGDTVARDLPVYQLTDVISKAQADTYEVFVDNFTRVDPGDPFAAADGDMQVADEPFYPVLMSPNGYRNVFGYAADKLDVLTTTPAAD, encoded by the coding sequence ATGAGAGTTGCACAGCTCGGGTCGGGAACGCCGGAACTCGCCGTCGTTGCAGGGATTCATGGCGATGAACCCTGTGGCGTCCGGGCCGTCGAGCGACTGCTCGACGAACGCCCGACCGTCGAACGGCCCGTCAAGCTCGTCGTCGCCAACGAGGCGGCCCTCGAGCGCCGCGTGCGGTTCGTCGACGAGGATCTGAATCGGACGTTCCCCGGCCATCCGGAGGCAGCGACCCACGAAGGACAGCTTGCACATCGACTCGTCGAAGAACTCGAGGGCTGTCTCACTTTCTCAATGCACTCGACGCAGAGTCACGCCGATCCGTTCGCGATCGTCAACGGAATCAGCGACACCGCACGAGAGTTGGTGCCACAGCTGCCGGTGGCGGCGATGGTCGAGACGAGCAACTTCGCGGAGGGGCGGCTCTTCTCGAAGATCGACACGATCGAAGTCGAGTGCGGGCTGCAAGGATCGGAGACGGCCGCCCAGAACGCGGATCGGCTCACACGGGCGTTCCTGACGGCCGTCGGCGCGTTGCCCGGCGATACCGTGGCCCGCGATCTGCCGGTTTACCAGCTCACCGACGTCATCAGCAAAGCACAGGCCGACACCTACGAGGTCTTCGTCGATAACTTCACTCGAGTCGACCCCGGTGACCCGTTTGCCGCCGCCGACGGCGACATGCAGGTCGCAGACGAGCCGTTTTATCCCGTGCTCATGTCGCCCAACGGCTACCGCAACGTCTTCGGCTACGCCGCTGACAAACTCGACGTCTTGACGACGACGCCGGCCGCGGACTAA
- a CDS encoding YeeE/YedE family protein, translated as MSTPLPVAMLAELFPNGISHYAIGGLFVGLGVAVIYLGTGITAGASTFLESTLSYGSTLSRFQQYRPSRDWRVVFTLGIAAGAAVYAVTVQDGIWTTDVQPWRLLGGGILVGIGTRVGKGCTSGHGVCGVGSASSTSFVGVVTFLLIAIGTAQLVQAAGVSP; from the coding sequence ATGAGTACACCGCTTCCCGTCGCCATGCTCGCGGAGCTGTTCCCGAACGGGATCAGTCACTACGCGATCGGTGGCCTGTTCGTCGGACTCGGCGTCGCCGTCATCTACCTCGGAACCGGGATCACGGCCGGCGCGAGCACGTTTCTCGAGTCGACGCTGTCGTACGGCTCGACTCTCTCGCGGTTCCAGCAGTATCGCCCTTCGCGTGACTGGCGAGTCGTGTTCACGCTGGGAATCGCCGCCGGTGCAGCCGTCTACGCAGTTACCGTTCAGGATGGGATCTGGACGACAGATGTCCAGCCCTGGCGGCTGCTGGGTGGTGGCATCCTCGTCGGTATCGGGACCCGTGTCGGGAAAGGCTGTACCTCGGGTCACGGCGTCTGTGGCGTCGGCTCGGCCTCGAGTACGTCCTTCGTCGGCGTGGTGACGTTCCTCCTGATCGCGATCGGAACGGCACAGCTGGTGCAGGCTGCGGGGGTGAGCCCATGA
- a CDS encoding DUF6691 family protein translates to MSADHERHPLFMPLIFVGGLIFGFGLGFSHMARPEVVLSFLQFEDFGLLFVMFGAAIVTGLAVFGSTALRTTAPLTGDTYRRRLKTLDKNVVIGGGIFGVGWGLSGICPGAAYASLGIGNYAILWGIAGMFIGAYVQGFWRSTRAEQRSPTTAD, encoded by the coding sequence ATGAGCGCCGACCACGAGCGACATCCGTTGTTCATGCCCCTGATCTTCGTCGGCGGGCTGATCTTCGGGTTCGGGCTCGGCTTCAGTCATATGGCTCGACCCGAGGTCGTATTGAGCTTCCTCCAGTTCGAGGACTTCGGCCTGCTGTTCGTCATGTTCGGGGCGGCGATCGTCACCGGACTCGCGGTCTTCGGCAGCACGGCGCTCCGCACGACAGCGCCACTGACGGGAGATACCTACCGCCGTCGGTTGAAAACCCTCGACAAGAACGTCGTCATCGGTGGCGGCATCTTCGGCGTCGGCTGGGGCCTGTCGGGAATCTGTCCCGGCGCGGCCTACGCCAGCCTCGGCATCGGTAACTACGCCATCCTCTGGGGAATCGCGGGGATGTTCATCGGCGCGTACGTTCAGGGCTTCTGGCGCTCGACCCGCGCCGAGCAGCGATCCCCGACGACCGCGGACTGA
- a CDS encoding PQQ-dependent sugar dehydrogenase: MGAPTRRHVLAAAGCSLSLAGCLLETGSEVTELVTPETTPDDDWTEPEWRPAEGVPSTADVTTTTVVSDLEIPWDLTFAGGDAFLTERDGGVRRFDATELATAADLVPADGETVLAAADLPEQAAPGEGGILGIGVHPSYPGPSELFVYYTVDDGEIENRLVSYDLESETLESVLEGIPGATTHNGGRVTIGPEDDLWVTTGDAEDPTLTQDPSSRAGAVLRLTPDGEPAPENPDWGPDGDRRIYTLGHRNPQGIAFTPQGTPIVAEHGPSARDEVSLLRPGGNYGWDLVRGGPDDPDYGSYDEYDDATPPVVNTGPETTWAPSGIAFYDGDAIAPWENHILVCGLGSNALYALKLVPDGATLEDGDGVRYDAAWLDNRLTATAYTLFEGEFGRLRHVEPGPDGSLYLLTSNRDGRASAGFPTDEDDRLIRLEPASSSAA, encoded by the coding sequence ATGGGCGCTCCGACACGCCGACACGTTCTGGCCGCGGCCGGCTGCTCGCTCTCGCTCGCCGGCTGTCTGCTGGAAACCGGGTCGGAGGTGACGGAACTCGTCACCCCCGAAACGACGCCCGACGACGACTGGACCGAGCCCGAGTGGCGACCGGCCGAGGGCGTGCCGTCCACCGCCGACGTGACCACGACGACCGTCGTTTCTGACCTCGAGATCCCCTGGGATCTTACGTTCGCCGGGGGCGACGCCTTCCTCACCGAACGCGACGGTGGCGTCCGTCGGTTCGACGCGACCGAACTGGCGACGGCGGCCGATCTGGTGCCTGCCGACGGCGAGACAGTACTCGCCGCAGCCGATCTCCCGGAGCAGGCAGCACCCGGCGAGGGTGGCATTCTCGGTATCGGCGTCCATCCGTCGTATCCCGGCCCGTCCGAACTGTTCGTCTACTACACGGTCGACGACGGTGAGATTGAAAACCGACTCGTCAGTTACGACCTCGAGTCGGAGACGCTCGAGTCCGTCCTCGAGGGGATTCCCGGTGCGACGACGCACAACGGCGGGCGAGTCACGATCGGTCCCGAGGACGACCTCTGGGTGACGACGGGCGATGCCGAAGACCCCACGCTAACACAGGACCCCAGTTCCCGTGCGGGCGCGGTGCTCCGACTGACGCCCGACGGCGAGCCAGCGCCCGAGAACCCCGACTGGGGACCCGACGGCGACCGGCGGATCTACACGCTCGGTCATCGCAACCCACAGGGCATCGCCTTCACGCCGCAGGGAACGCCGATCGTGGCCGAGCACGGCCCGTCGGCTCGAGACGAGGTGTCGCTCCTCCGACCGGGCGGTAACTACGGCTGGGATCTCGTCCGCGGCGGTCCCGATGACCCCGATTACGGCAGCTACGACGAGTACGACGACGCCACGCCGCCGGTGGTCAACACCGGGCCCGAGACGACCTGGGCACCCTCCGGGATCGCCTTCTACGATGGCGATGCGATCGCTCCGTGGGAAAACCACATCCTCGTCTGTGGACTCGGTTCGAACGCGCTGTATGCTCTGAAACTCGTCCCAGACGGAGCGACGCTCGAGGATGGGGACGGCGTTCGCTACGACGCCGCGTGGCTCGACAATAGACTCACCGCGACGGCGTACACCCTGTTCGAGGGCGAGTTCGGTCGACTCCGCCACGTCGAACCCGGTCCGGACGGCTCGCTGTACCTGCTCACGTCGAACCGGGACGGGCGTGCAAGTGCTGGCTTCCCGACGGACGAGGACGACCGCCTGATTCGTCTCGAGCCTGCATCGTCCTCAGCCGCGTAG
- a CDS encoding glutaredoxin family protein, with protein MDFPPNQGLDQDEVDEQVEQVIADNDVVLFMKGTELMPQCGYSRKALGLISQYRDDFETVDVLESLDEYRSALADHSGWETIPQTFVDGEFVGGSDILEELDERGELDETLDAA; from the coding sequence ATGGACTTCCCACCGAACCAAGGTCTCGATCAGGACGAAGTCGACGAGCAAGTCGAACAGGTCATCGCCGACAACGACGTCGTCCTCTTCATGAAGGGGACCGAGTTGATGCCCCAGTGTGGGTACTCCCGAAAGGCGCTCGGCCTCATCAGCCAGTACCGAGACGACTTCGAAACCGTCGACGTCCTCGAGAGCCTCGACGAGTATCGGAGCGCACTCGCAGACCACAGCGGCTGGGAGACGATTCCACAGACGTTCGTCGACGGCGAGTTCGTCGGCGGCTCGGACATCCTCGAGGAACTCGACGAACGCGGCGAACTCGACGAGACGCTCGACGCGGCGTAA
- a CDS encoding DUF7110 family protein → MSTEESRHVYRLHSTLELPLEDLRTHIDEATFPDGVTDVEITRRNNTLILKAVAEDESVSKYTPTAQLKASITENRVYEEDPDERRNSFRWDEEEEEEIESELVEFAAFKGDRETVLQNSLLQYQMFLVLCGIAEAAEKGTLTAISERDGDLEATRIVEGEPRPADIEVVEGPRDHNSGQGGVNWRDNKFISD, encoded by the coding sequence ATGTCAACAGAGGAATCCAGACACGTATATCGGCTGCACTCGACCCTCGAACTGCCCCTCGAAGACCTTCGCACGCACATCGACGAGGCGACGTTTCCGGACGGCGTCACCGACGTAGAGATAACGCGGCGCAATAACACGCTCATCCTCAAAGCGGTTGCCGAGGACGAATCGGTCAGCAAATATACACCGACCGCACAGCTCAAAGCCAGCATCACAGAAAACCGGGTCTACGAGGAAGACCCCGACGAACGTCGTAACTCGTTCCGCTGGGATGAAGAAGAAGAGGAGGAGATCGAATCTGAACTCGTCGAGTTCGCGGCATTCAAAGGCGACCGCGAAACCGTGCTCCAGAACTCGCTGCTTCAGTACCAGATGTTCCTCGTGCTCTGTGGTATCGCCGAAGCCGCAGAGAAAGGAACGCTGACCGCGATCTCGGAACGCGACGGCGACCTCGAGGCGACCCGAATCGTCGAAGGTGAGCCGCGCCCGGCCGACATCGAAGTCGTCGAAGGGCCGCGAGACCACAACTCCGGACAGGGCGGTGTCAACTGGCGGGACAACAAGTTCATCAGCGACTAA
- the hmgB gene encoding hydroxymethylglutaryl-CoA synthase yields the protein MTAVGIDAIEIWTGNLKLDLPGTFAPEKGEDPEKYTKGLGLNASSFPDSYEDIVTMGANAAHRLMERKGLEPDDIGRIDVATESAFDNSKPVSTYVAGCLEQVYDGDFHHANKGERKFACIAGTQSLDDACNWIRAGRNRGRGALVIATDTALYARGDAGEATQGAGAVAMYISENPSLVELSTEQGYGSADETDFLKPNQQFPSVDGKRSVQVYLARMREALEDYESVAGDTHPDQFAYVPFHTPFPGMVRKAGLLVYRHMIRDTPIEEELADEIGRQPRAEAFDDEEAFRDALKEYTDKLKRTDTYQDWYGKTIDPTLTISREVGNWYTGSVHVARVSALKHGLDNDLDLAGSQLLVGSYGSGAQAEGHAETIQDGWKEEIEALNLEEQLEARYDLSWDDYEEIHDVHNHDMDVDVEEFTTPEAEFVFDGWGRMGERKYRYVE from the coding sequence ATGACAGCAGTCGGTATCGACGCCATCGAGATCTGGACCGGGAATCTCAAACTCGACTTGCCGGGGACGTTCGCGCCCGAGAAGGGCGAAGACCCCGAAAAGTACACGAAAGGGCTCGGTCTCAACGCGAGTTCGTTTCCCGACAGCTACGAGGACATCGTCACGATGGGCGCAAACGCTGCCCACCGACTGATGGAGCGCAAAGGGCTCGAGCCCGATGATATCGGCCGCATCGACGTCGCGACCGAGAGCGCCTTCGACAACTCGAAGCCGGTTTCGACGTACGTCGCTGGCTGCCTGGAACAGGTCTACGACGGCGATTTCCACCACGCGAACAAAGGTGAGCGGAAGTTCGCCTGTATCGCGGGGACCCAGAGTCTCGACGACGCCTGTAACTGGATTCGCGCCGGCCGAAATCGTGGCCGTGGCGCGCTCGTGATCGCGACCGACACGGCGCTGTACGCCCGCGGTGACGCCGGCGAGGCGACTCAGGGTGCCGGTGCCGTCGCGATGTATATCTCCGAGAACCCGAGTCTCGTCGAACTCTCGACCGAGCAGGGCTACGGCTCGGCTGACGAAACCGACTTCCTCAAACCCAACCAGCAGTTCCCGTCCGTCGACGGCAAACGCTCCGTCCAAGTGTATCTCGCCCGCATGCGCGAGGCCCTCGAGGACTACGAGAGCGTCGCCGGCGACACCCACCCCGACCAGTTCGCCTACGTCCCGTTCCACACCCCGTTCCCGGGAATGGTCCGCAAGGCGGGCCTGCTAGTCTACCGGCACATGATCCGTGACACGCCGATCGAAGAGGAGCTCGCGGACGAAATCGGCCGCCAGCCGCGCGCCGAAGCGTTCGACGACGAGGAAGCGTTCCGCGACGCGCTCAAGGAGTATACGGACAAGCTCAAGCGCACCGACACGTATCAAGACTGGTACGGCAAGACGATCGATCCGACGCTGACGATCTCGCGTGAGGTCGGCAACTGGTACACCGGCTCCGTCCACGTCGCCCGCGTGAGCGCGCTGAAACACGGCCTCGATAACGACCTCGACCTCGCCGGCAGCCAGCTGCTGGTCGGCTCCTACGGCTCCGGCGCGCAGGCAGAAGGTCACGCGGAGACGATTCAGGACGGCTGGAAAGAGGAAATCGAGGCGCTCAACCTCGAGGAACAGCTCGAGGCCCGGTACGATCTCAGCTGGGATGACTACGAGGAGATCCACGACGTCCACAACCACGACATGGACGTCGACGTCGAGGAGTTCACGACACCGGAAGCCGAGTTCGTCTTCGACGGCTGGGGCCGCATGGGCGAGCGGAAGTACCGGTACGTCGAATAG
- a CDS encoding sulfite exporter TauE/SafE family protein yields MDPLTFLGVDVLLFLVIGLLAGAHCIGMCGPLVTVYAGQMDGGNGGRGHLTTYEVRQHALFNIGRTASYTLLGALFGALGSVVFLTTAQLSPIVDLARGGVGLVIGGFVIATGVYYLLGRATGGINVPGLERVVGWLTARVHRLANGPGIVGLGALHGLLPCPILYPAFLYAFATGSPAGGALALAALGIGTIPAVFAYGTIIDSVDVVHRQRVHRLLGVAFVVLGYILFAHGLMSLGIHVPHPQLPFYDGLETAGAHSTH; encoded by the coding sequence ATGGATCCACTCACCTTCCTCGGCGTCGACGTTCTGTTGTTTCTCGTGATTGGCCTGCTCGCCGGCGCACACTGTATCGGCATGTGTGGGCCGCTCGTGACCGTCTACGCGGGACAGATGGACGGCGGTAACGGCGGACGGGGCCATCTCACGACCTACGAAGTCCGCCAGCACGCGCTGTTCAATATCGGCCGGACGGCGAGTTACACCCTGCTCGGGGCACTGTTCGGCGCGCTCGGAAGCGTAGTGTTCCTGACGACGGCCCAACTCTCGCCGATCGTCGACCTCGCCCGCGGCGGCGTCGGACTCGTTATCGGCGGCTTCGTCATCGCCACCGGCGTCTACTACCTGCTGGGTCGGGCGACCGGCGGGATCAACGTGCCCGGCCTCGAGCGAGTCGTCGGCTGGCTGACGGCGCGGGTCCACCGGCTCGCGAACGGGCCCGGTATCGTCGGATTGGGGGCACTGCACGGGCTGTTACCCTGCCCGATTCTCTACCCGGCGTTTCTCTATGCGTTCGCGACCGGCTCGCCAGCAGGCGGCGCACTCGCGCTGGCGGCACTCGGTATCGGGACGATTCCCGCCGTCTTCGCCTACGGGACCATCATCGACAGCGTCGACGTCGTTCACCGCCAGCGCGTCCACCGACTGCTCGGCGTCGCGTTCGTCGTCCTCGGCTACATCCTGTTCGCCCACGGACTGATGAGCCTCGGCATCCACGTTCCACATCCACAGCTCCCGTTCTACGACGGGCTCGAGACGGCAGGCGCACACAGCACCCACTAA